A stretch of the Pristis pectinata isolate sPriPec2 chromosome 7, sPriPec2.1.pri, whole genome shotgun sequence genome encodes the following:
- the gadd45ga gene encoding growth arrest and DNA-damage-inducible, gamma a — MTLEEFNCVEEQQVESTERMQAAGKALEELLSSAQRQHCLTVGVYESAKVMNVDPDSVVLCLLASDEQDEGDIALQIHFTLIQAFCCDNDINIVRVNDMQRLVEIVGNAADNEEPRDMHCILVTNPSQDSWKDPALEKLGVFCEESRCTNQWVPNISFPER; from the exons atGACCCTTGAGGAATTCAACTGTGTCGAGGAGCAGCAAGTGGAAAGCACCGAAAG gATGCAAGCTGCTGGCAAAGCCCTGGAGGAGTTGCTGAGCTCGGCGCAACGGCAGCATTGCTTGACGGTTGGAGTCTACGAGTCTGCAAAAGTCATGAATGT TGATCCGGACAGTGTGGTGCTATGCCTACTTGCCAGCGACGAACAGGATGAAGGTGACATCGCTCTCCAAATCCACTTCACTTTAATTCAGGCATTTTGCTGCGATAATGACATTAACATAGTGAGAGTGAATGACATGCAGAGGCTGGTCGAGATCGTTGGTAACGCTGCTGACAACGAGGAGCCCAGAGACATGCATTGCATTCTAGTCACT AATCCAAGCCAAGACTCCTGGAAAGATCCAGCTTTAGAAAAACTTGGTGTCTTCTGTGAAGAGAGCCGCTGTACCAATCAATGGGTCCCCAACATCTCCTTTCCTGAGCGTTGA